The Anas acuta chromosome 1, bAnaAcu1.1, whole genome shotgun sequence genome segment GCACTGAAGTGCATGCTTAAATGCTCATCTTAGGGCCAGGAAGGCTGACTTGCTGTGATTCTTGGTGGCTCAACTGGGGCTGTCACACGTTTTACTTGAGAGAATCTCAGGACAGAAAAGTGGACTGAGTGAGGACACAGGGTTGTCCATGACTTGTGTCACCCTCTCAAGtcatgcagagctgctcccacagGGATTACTGACCCCAAGGAAGTTGCCAATGTGGCCTGGAGACACAAGGGCTTAGTTCTGCACAGggatttatatttaatattaagaTGCTCCCCACCTTCCtcagagaggctgaggggaggctaCAGGTGAATCACATTTTCCCTAGGTCATTAGCACAAGAAAGTACAAGACTCAGGGGTGAGGATGTTACGTAGTGGAAGGAGATAAATACCACATTTCAAGAAAGGAGGAGACATGGAGAGCTTCACTGCCCAAATTGATTTTACACATTGACACAAATAATACCCTCTATATTGGATGTTTCTGACGTTCAGACCACAAGTTTTCTTGTCCCAGAGGTAGAGCACCTTTCCCTACCtcttaaaaagatttttattttattttattttattttattttattttattttattttattttattttattttattttattttattttattttattttattttattttattttattttattattttattttattttattttattttattttattttattttattttattttattttattaagtttGCAACAGTCTACTTCTCACAAAATATCTTGTTTCCCAGTGTTTTCCAAAGACGAGTGTCTCAGATTGTTCTCTCTCCACACTTCTACTTGTGGGATAGGACTAGTATGTCTTTGAACATAAGATTCCTCCTAGGCCTTTCCTAGCAGTGGctttaagtgttttttaatccatttcCATGAGTATGCTCCAGCCTTTCTTAGGGATGGGCAGCTTTGATGGCAAATGGTAAATTTTCTCCCTGTTACTTCTCTGTCTTCTTTGTGCTAAGACATGACTTATTTATATGCTAGATATTCCTTCATAAGACTGAGTTTACAACCAGCTGGTCTCATACAGATGGTAAACAATCATGATGTTACCTACAAAAAGTATTAAAACCCCAAAAGATAAATTTGACTTTCTTTGTAGACACCATAACTGGTGGTACATGGAGTTCCTGTGCTGTGAGGCATTACTAACATCAAAAAGTTGTTGCTGTTAATTTGTTGGTTAATTGACATGGGAGACTTGGATCTGTTCAGGTTATACTTCATCTTTAAGAAGGAAGGCAGTTGGGTGGCTGGAGCACCTCACTGATTTGGGAAACCTCAGAGTACCACTAAGCTTGTGAGCTAATGGCAGTCACTTGACATCTCTGCCTCCACTACCACAGGTGGACACATCCTGCCAATGATGTCTGGGACCTTTCTGTGGCAGTCATAACACAAGCTAATGCTTTTACTCTTGAAGAAAAGTGTACTGTTTTTGCCAGTGGTAGCTTCAGGCTCATCAGAGGTGCATGGGCATTTCTGTCTGGAGGATTTTTTTCACTAGTGACTTATGATGGTTAGAATCTACCAGGAAAACAATGTCACTGATGTTCACTATGAATAAAGGGAAAGCATTTCTTGTGTATAAGTTTATTTGGACATTTTTGTTCCAAATACTGTTCATCATCATTGAATGTTCATTccactttgttgtttttttcctagtaaatGTGGAACAAATTCTACCCAGCCCAGTAGCACATCATGGAAAATATTCTTTAGGTACAAAAAGTCGAACATTTTGggtagcaaaataaaaaaataaaaaaaaaaaaaaaagaaaagaatatttccATGATCCTGAAAATGGCTTTATGGTTGAtgtatggaaaacaaaactgttctaGTTCAGCTTGAAACTACATTCTCTTTTTAGCTGCTTCAAATGAAAACTTGGAGTAATATCTATCTATATTTCTTAGGCTGTGATTGTTACTGTTTGCAGATTTCTTAGAGGGCCTGAGGTGGAAGGCACCATGTGGCTGTGATGCACTGTTGCAAAACTGTGATTCTGACAGCAGAATGCTAATCTGAAATGTGGCTCTGGAattactgctgctgtttctcctttcttcccctcctcagcaaaatacacagaaattagATGCCCCTCTTTCCTATCTCCAATAATCTCAGTTCCACTGAAGTAGAAAATAACCTAAAATGCTTCTCAAATTGTATTTATCAAGGGATTTCCAAGTGTACCATGCATTAAATGGGTAAAAATCTGTCCCTTGTCTGAAAAGGTGCTGTGAGCTCTTACTTTCTGCAAATTAATACTGAGGATGGATGTCcctatctttttttgtttgtttgtttgtttttcctcacatttttttctgaaattttatatcttttaacaaattttttatttttatttttttaacaagatATATATCTTTTAACAACTTTCTAAGTCAGCTTGAAACACTTAGTGACACCCAGTTGATGACCATGGTCCAAAATGAGGCTTTTTACACATGAAGCTGTGAATTTATGTCTGTGCTTTGCCACAAAGCTAATCCCTTGTAAGCACACCATAGAGGCTACACTATGCAAAACCTCTCTCTTAATGATGACATTTGGAAAAcctgttcttttttctctttgactgCAGGTAGCTGCATTCACGGTGGACTGCTGAATGTTAGCCAGCCCTATGTAGTAAAGCTGAACTGGAGAGGATCTTCCTTCAAATACGGTTCCTGGGGTAGAGATTACTCTCCCTCTAACCCTGAGCAGGAAGTCTATTGGGTTGCACCATTGAATACGGAGGGGAGATACTTGGAATATTTTAGAATTTATAAGACCTTTGATGATTTGCTGCTGTTTAAACCCATGTATGAAAGAAGATTAACATATGGAGAAGGAAGTGGTGCTGCTCTTTATAATAATTTTTTGTACTACCATGCTTATTCTTCAACAAACCTAGTGAAGTACGATATAATAAATAACAGAATAGTTTTGAGCAAGGCACTTCCAAATGTCATTACTGGTAACCGTTTCTCATATGCAGGTGTATCATGGCAAGACATAGATTTTGCTGTAGATGAAAATGGATTATGGGTATTATATTCAACAGAAAGTAACATGGGCAACATTGTGATTAGCAAACTCAATGAGACCACACTTGATGTGATAAATACTTGGCAGACAAGACAGTACAAGCCATCTGTTTCTAATGCTTTCATGCTATGTGGTGTTCTGTATGCCACAAGGACGGTAAACACTAGGAAAGAGGAAATCTTCTACATGTATGACACAAATACTGGCCAAGAAGGTCGTGTTAATATCATGATGGATAAAAAGTTAGATACAATCCAGGGTATTGATTATAGCCCCACAGATCAGAAACTGTATGTTTACAATGATGGTTACCTTCTAAGATACGACATAACGTTTCGGCATTAGTATATCAATGACACAATCATTTGGTAGAACTGGCAGCAACTAAAACGAGAGATCTGATATACATTTAGACAATGCTATCACCACTTTATGGTTCATCTAGTCTGAGGTACTGTATTTGTGGGTGTTACATATATCACTTAAATTACTGTCTTTAAAAATTGCCTGCTCCTATCAGTTGTATTACTGGTAGCAGTGTTTGGCAATACTGGGTTCTTCAGGTTTTGATTGGTGTTTATTGGTGCCTGGTGCTTTACAACTCTCCCGTCTAAAGGTAGATCTACTGCATAGATTTAGTGTATTTTGTTCACAGAAATTGATGGATATACCCTATCCACAGACTGGGAAGCTAATTAACCACTGATATGCACTGCTGTAAAACAAGCAAGACACTCAGAAACTGAGAATGAATTTTCACTGATCTTCCTCAGAGTGAATTGAGACCTCAGTGAAATTAATAGAAGGTTTAAAATAATATAGGAAATGGGACTtggtttgcagatggcaaccTATTTGTTAGGTGAATGCAGCAAAAGCTGGCTCAAGGCTTTAGGAGAGGGGGTAAAAATACACTTTGCTGTTGGAAGTCCTGTCATGGGGAGTG includes the following:
- the OLFM4 gene encoding olfactomedin-4, which encodes MKHIQVALLLFMLSVVTQASTTEATTSMSPLIGTTLQYLSQPRETTASHLRMTPELFANVSGSLDDRGNCQCSVYLPDTTFPVQKAEQLQVIATTLVEKFERELSVVKEYSERIELYQQKILNLTIRVEHMEKTSVSYTELDFQLLKVEINDLDRLVTQLKSTVIGSNVIVDQIYLEIRNLTILVNELESLDKNNILAIRRQIVSLQNRLKECEESRNQTTAPPYFPPGSCIHGGLLNVSQPYVVKLNWRGSSFKYGSWGRDYSPSNPEQEVYWVAPLNTEGRYLEYFRIYKTFDDLLLFKPMYERRLTYGEGSGAALYNNFLYYHAYSSTNLVKYDIINNRIVLSKALPNVITGNRFSYAGVSWQDIDFAVDENGLWVLYSTESNMGNIVISKLNETTLDVINTWQTRQYKPSVSNAFMLCGVLYATRTVNTRKEEIFYMYDTNTGQEGRVNIMMDKKLDTIQGIDYSPTDQKLYVYNDGYLLRYDITFRH